The following coding sequences are from one Culex quinquefasciatus strain JHB chromosome 1, VPISU_Cqui_1.0_pri_paternal, whole genome shotgun sequence window:
- the LOC6053078 gene encoding tubulin-folding cofactor B, producing MADVQVISGNDVVKINVSNSHNDAVSFERRYSKSLKISEFKAKLEPITGGSAATMKLELFSGDRLVARLDDDDHLLGRYPIEDGMRVHVTDNFAFVQENVAKFELSQDEYDKKQDSVRNYLRRNKLGKYNEEEMAKLEEERKQQEAEEAAKLELATVGARCKVTTKGQPTRLGTIMYKGELEGKPGMFLGVKFDEPLGVNDGSSNGKRYFECGPKYGSFVKVNAVEVGDFPPEGDDLDDEL from the exons ATGGCCGACGTGCAAGTCATCAGCGGGAACGACGTGGTGAAGATTAACGTGTCCAACTCGCACAACGATGCCGTCTCGTTCGAGCGCCGGTACAGCAAATCGCTCAAGATTTCCGAGTTCAAG GCCAAACTGGAACCCATCACGGGCGGCTCGGCGGCGACCATGAAGCTGGAACTGTTCAGCGGAGATCGGCTGGTGGCCCGCCTGGACGACGATGACCACCTGCTCGGCCGCTACCCCATCGAGGACGGCATGCGGGTTCACGTGACGGACAACTTTGCGTTCGTGCAGGAAAACGTGGCCAAGTTCGAGCTCAGCCAGGACGAGTACGACAAGAAGCAGGACAGCGTGCGGAACTATTTGCGCCGGAACAAGCTCGGGAAGTACAACGAGGAGGAGATGGCCAAGCTGGAGGAGGAACGGAAGCAGCAGGAGGCGGAGGAAGCGGCCAAGCTGGAACTGGCCACGGTTGGGGCGCGGTGTAAGGTGACGACCAAGGGACAACCGACGCGACTCGGTACGATCATGTACAAGGGAGAGCTGGAAGGGAAGCCGGGCATGTTTTTGGGGGTCAAGTTTGACGAACCGCTCGGGGTGAACGATGGCAGTAGCAACGGGAAGCGATACTTTGAGTGTGGACCGAAGTACGGGAGCTTTGTGAAGGTCAACGCGGTTGAGGTTGGGGATTTTCCCCCGGAGGGTGACGATTTGGATGATGAGCTGTAG